The following proteins are encoded in a genomic region of Arachis stenosperma cultivar V10309 chromosome 4, arast.V10309.gnm1.PFL2, whole genome shotgun sequence:
- the LOC130974540 gene encoding uncharacterized protein LOC130974540 — protein MAEGTRFKKVEADIKTLYELVEKNAEAHRAEVARNNEEMRLRMETMHNSIMQALQKQPINISQETDLHTEFSHGSHFGHGGGFHNHQPHFRKPKFDLPKFDGSDALGWIFSVDQYFDFYRVPEEEQVAIAGMHMVGPTIPWFQMAQRSLPFHSWNELRQAIEQQFGPSLFDSPRESLFKLMQKGSVAEYYAEFVSLANRTNLEPPDALRDYFIGGLRMDIKREVKSQCPPSLIRAVSLARLYEDKFSSSFRNSQGPNTYRNQTILSNQNLQTNPGQQNKPALPRQTLPPLLPTPATKPVMNPNRNKVKRLTAAEQQMRREKGLCYWCDEHFSPTHKCPNRHFMLFQLEEIAEEEAEEQQMTNTEQPAPEDVMQQLEQQVAEHHLSYNAMNGAEGLATIRLTARILGHEIQVLIDGGSSDSFIQPRIAKFLNLPVEPAPGFNVMVGNFELMKVEGCIKALEVNMQGHKMIVPQVYVLHVAGGDLVLGTTWLKRLKAHIVDYDSSFIKFWQNGEFVTIFGDAYNGPRQAQYNHIKRLFHTNSVAEAFTLQLQEKKEETPPQQQGNTKQLQLSQELEPELALLLQNYAGVFDAPSGLPPARSHDHAIPLIPGAQPVKARPYRYPHSQKEHIEGMVQQMLGEGIIQPSKSPFSSPILLVKKKDGTWRFCTDYRALNNITIKDNFPIPTVDELLDELFGATIFSKLDLRSGYHQILVKKEDREKTAFKTHQGHYEWLVMPFGLTNAPATFQALMNDVFKPYLRRFVLVFFDDILVYSPHWNAHLGHLETVLKLLQQNTLYAKLSKCLFGVSEIDYLGHTITKEGVHMEKEKVKAVVEWQVPKNLKQLRGFLGLTGYYRRFIKGYASLAAPLTNLLKKDAFFWNNDAEEAFLKLKKAITSKPVLALPNFELPFEVETDASGLGIGAILSQGKHPIAYFSKKLSPTMQCQSAYTRELYAITEAIAKFRHYLLGKRFIIKTDQQSLKALLEKSLSTPEQQKWLHKFVGFDFEIQYKPGIENVAADALSRCYYAAWSCPDLNWLHTLKNDLENDGSLKELLLKCREEITTDGNYSYKNGLLLWKNRVVIPRQSSLIQLILKEYHDSAIGGHSGSAKTIDRICSNFYWPNIQQQIKEYVRNCVICQQAKVENKFPTGLLQPLPVPSQVWEEICMDFITSLPPSHGYSVIMVVIDRLTKFAHFIALKHDFNSK, from the coding sequence ATGGCAGAAGGCACGAGGTTTAAAAAGGTAGAAGCTGATATTAAAACGTTGTATGAGCTGGTTGAGAAGAATGCAGAAGCTCATCGAGCTGAGGTTGCGAGGAACAATGAGGAAATGCGCTTGAGAATGGAGACGATGCATAACTCCATTATGCAGGCGCTACAAAAGCAGCCTATTAATATAAGCCAAGAAACTGACCTTCACACGGAGTTTAGCCATGGCTCTCATTTTGGTCATGGGGGTGGTTTTCACAATCATCAACCTCactttagaaaaccaaaattcgATCTACCCAAATTTGATGGCTCAGATGCGTTGGGATGGATCTTCTCTGTGGACCAGTATTTCGACTTCTATCGGGTGCCTGAGGAAGAACAAGTTGCAATTGCAGGAATGCACATGGTGGGTCCTACCATCCCTTGGTTTCAAATGGCTCAACGTTCATTACCATTCCACTCTTGGAATGAGTTGCGTCAAGCAATCGAACAACAGTTTGGCCCGTCTTTGTTCGATTCTCCACGAGAATCATTGTTCAAGCTGATGCAGAAAGGCTCGGTAGCAGAATACTACGCAGAGTTTGTGTCCCTGGCTAATCGAACCAATCTTGAGCCTCCGGATGCTCTAAGAGACTATTTCATCGGTGGCTTACGTATGGATATTAAACGTGAGGTAAAATCTCAATGCCCTCCCTCATTAATTAGAGCTGTGAGCTTAGCTAGATTATATGAGGACAAATTTTCATCATCTTTTCGAAATTCACAAGGCCCAAACACTTACCGTAACCAAACAATCCTTTCAAATCAAAACCTTCAAACAAACCCTGGACAACAAAATAAGCCTGCCCTTCCCCGCCAAACATTACCACCCTTGCTACCCACTCCAGCCACTAAACCTGTCATGAATCCCAACAGAAACAAAGTTAAACGCCTCACGGCAGCTGAGCAACAaatgagaagagaaaaaggtTTATGCTACTGGTGTGATGAACATTTTTCCCCAACACATAAGTGCCCCAACAGACACTTTATGTTGTTTCAATTAGAGGAAATAGCCGAGGAAGAGGCTGAAGAACAGCAAATGACTAATACTGAACAACCTGCCCCAGAGGATGTGATGCAGCAGTTAGAACAGCAAGTTGCGGAGCATCATCTGTCTTATAATGCAATGAATGGAGCTGAAGGGTTGGCTACAATCCGATTGACCGCAAGGATTCTTGGTCATGAAATTCAAGTGTTAATTGACGGTGGAAGTTCTGATAGTTTTATCCAACCAAGGATTGCAAAATTCCTTAACCTTCCAGTGGAGCCAGCACCTGGATTTAATGTCATGGTTGGCAACTTTGAATTGATGAAAGTGGAAGGATGTATTAAGGCTCTTGAGGTTAATATGCAGGGCCACAAAATGATTGTTCCACAAGTATATGTCTTACATGTCGCAGGTGGAGATTTAGTACTTGGTACTACTTGGCTCAAGAGACTAAAAGCTCACATTGTTGATTATGATTCCTCATTTATAAAGTTCTGGCAGAATGGTGAGTTTGTAACCATTTTTGGTGATGCTTACAATGGTCCGAGGCAGGCTCAATACAACCACATCAAGAGGTTGTTTCACACTAATTCAGTTGCTGAAGCTTTTACTCTACAATTacaagaaaagaaggaagagaCTCCACCGCAGCAGCAAGGAAATACGAAGCAGCTGCAATTATCTCAGGAACTAGAACCTGAGTTGGCCTTGCTTTTACAGAATTATGCAGGGGTGTTTGATGCCCCTTCAGGACTGCCACCTGCTAGAAGCCATGACCATGCTATTCCATTGATTCCAGGAGCTCAACCAGTGAAGGCAAGACCTTATAGATATCCTCATTCGCAAAAGGAGCATATTGAAGGAATGGTGCAACAGATGCTTGGGGAGGGAATAATTCAGCCAAGTAAGAGTCCTTTTTCATCTCCAATCTTGTTAGTTAAGAAGAAGGATGGTACTTGGAGGTTTTGCACTGATTATAGAGCACTAAACAACATTACAATTAAAGATAACTTTCCTATTCCCACTGTTGATGAGTTGTTAGATGAACTGTTTGGGGCTACAATcttttcaaagcttgatttaaGGTCAGGCTACCATCAAATTTTAGTAAAGAAGGAGGATAGAGAGAAGACTGCTTTTAAAACCCATCAAGGACATTATGAATGGCTAGTCATGCCATTTGGTTTAACCAACGCTCCAGCCACTTTTCAAGCattgatgaatgatgttttTAAACCTTATTTGAGAAGGTTTGTGTTGGTATTTTTTGATGACATTTTGGTGTATAGCCCGCATTGGAATGCTCACTTGGGCCATTTGGAAACAGTGCTGAAGCTATTACAACAAAACACACTCTATGCtaaattgtctaaatgcctctTTGGGGTCTCAGAAATTGACTATTTGGGCCACACAATCACTAAAGAAGGAGTGCACATggagaaggagaaggttaaAGCTGTGGTAGAGTGGCAAGTACCTAAGAATCTGAAACAATTGCGAGGATTCTTAGGCTTAACAGGTTATTATCGAAGGTTCATCAAAGGTTATGCTTCTTTGGCAGCCCCATTGACCAATCTTTTAAAGAAGGATGCTTTTTTCTGGAATAATGATGCTGAGGAAGCCTTCTTGAAACTAAAGAAAGCTATTACTTCAAAGCCAGTTTTGGCTTTACCAAATTTTGAATTGCCTTTTGAGGTGGAGACAGATGCCTCAGGGTTGGGAATAGGGGCTATTTTAAGCCAAGGTAAACACCCTATTGCTTATTTCTCAAAGAAATTGTCCCCAACCATGCAATGTCAATCGGCTTATACCAGGGAGTTATATGCAATCACTGAAGCCATTGCAAAATTTAGGCATTATTTGCTGGGTAAGAGATTTATCATCAAAACGGACCAACAAAGTTTGAAGGCTCTGCTAGAAAAGAGTCTGAGCACACCAGAACAACAGAAATGGCTGCACAAGTTTGTgggatttgattttgaaatccAATATAAACCGGGAATAGAGAATGTTGCTGCTGATGCTTTATCTAGATGTTACTATGCCGCTTGGTCTTGTCCGGATCTGAATTGGCTGCACACACTTAAAAATGACTTAGAGAATGATGGCTCTCTTAAGGAACTCTTGCTGAAGTGTAGAGAGGAAATAACAACTGATGGAAATTATTCTTATAAGAATGGGTTGCTGCTGTGGAAAAATAGGGTGGTTATTCCTCGACAAAGCTCTCTTATTCAATTAATCCTCAAGGAATATCATGATAGTGCCATAGGGGGACATTCCGGTTCTGCTAAAACAATTGACAGAATATGCTCCAATTTCTATTGGCCAAATATACAACAGCAGATCAAAGAATATGTGCGAAATTGTGTTATTTGTCAACAAGCTAAGGTGGAGAATAAATTTCCAACAGGATTATTGCAGCCCTTACCAGTGCCTTCCCAAGTTTGGGAAGAAATTTGTATGGATTTCATTACTTCTCTTCCACCATCTCATGGCTATTCAGTGATTATGGTGGTGATTGATAGATTAACCAAGTTTGCTCATTTCATTGCTTTAAAACATGATTTCAATAGCAAATAG